A genome region from Euphorbia lathyris chromosome 4, ddEupLath1.1, whole genome shotgun sequence includes the following:
- the LOC136226503 gene encoding protein FAR1-RELATED SEQUENCE 5-like, which produces MKNSHMNQDNQVVDDFIGFVVHGEAEAFNLYNNYAIRTGFSVRKSKKRYDINKNIRQREYRCSKAGYRLDDKYFSPKQCRTLETRNGCEAMIRFSVDDGKWTVSKFVSNHNHELALPSEIHMLRSNKNVIPLRTIRSKVDAGTSTDSFLYMSKEARRDEYLGLTKKNRCDYVNQTNNLSIEAGDSQSLLDYFKERIVKGGFFYTVQVDQENRINNYFWRDGRSRMDYDSFGDVLVLDTTYRLDKYNLLCASFMGVNHHRQNVMFGCALLLNATTTSYIWLFESFLESMGGKAPQTIFTNEDQEIENAIALVFPRSCHRLCIWHILQNASLYLGSLDSNSEFRHLFYKMLQKCESEEEFDKIWNQMRDSFEAIRTHNWWNKLYNLRRKWCKGLNKEVFSAAILSSERSEAMSGVLNKIANKTTSLAKFAHQIEGIVAGWRSFESREDFRCKQGMTSQVLKTSGLLNHAAATYTCEIFKQFEKQFWNVLATISIEVAVIGNVHTYEIKGEVDSRVRIVHFNTSTMTISCSCKKFESKGFVCCHILRVLSINNVTKIPKSCIFHRWTKDANKRQRELEQQGEIASLATYETGSIFGNEMMRSFYDIITKCQDDEICRQLCRDALRNLSIDIENHLSALNAKEPHHNEDNVAKEKSKAKKDLSKCVTVENVKRRKEDINSKLNDDGTSASEVDPKTNFPVSNFQPQLMSTSMQVQVSPSLPLTDQISNENNSTSPASFACMMQNINSQIDLSQVDKPS; this is translated from the exons atgaagAATTCACACATGAATCAGGATAATCAAGTTGTTGATGATTTCATTGGATTTGTTGTGCATGGAGAGGCGGAagcatttaatttatataacaattatGCTATTCGAACGGGATTTAGTGTCAGAAAATCCAAAAAGAGATATGACATAAATAAAAACATTCGTCAGAGAGAATATCGTTGCTCAAAAGCAGGTTATAGGCTTGACGATAAGTATTTCTCACCCAAGCAATGTCGCACACTTGAAACAAGAAATGGATGTGAAGCTATGATTCGTTTTTCTGTGGATGATGGTAAATGGACAGTGTCAAagtttgtttctaatcacaacCATGAGCTTGCGTTGCCTTCAGAAATTCACATGTTGCGTTCGAATAAGAATGTTATCCCTTTAAGAACTATTCGTTCAAAGGTGGATGCAG GTACCAGTACGGACTCATTTTTATACATGTCTAAGGAAGCTAGAAGAGATGAGTACTTGGGGCTTACAAAAAAGAACCGGTGTGATTATGTTAACCAAACAAATAATTTATCAATTGAAGCCGGCGATTCACAAAGTCTTCTAGATTATTTCAAGGAACGCATAGTTAAAGGTGGGTTTTTTTACACTGTGCAAGTTGACCAAGAGAATAGAATAAATAATTACTTTTGGAGAGATGGTAGGTCAAGGATGGATTATGATTCCTTTGGTGATGTTCTTGTGCTAGACACCACATATCGCTTagataaatataacttactTTGTGCTTCATTTATGGGTGTTAATCATCATCGACAGAATGTCATGTTTGGTTGTGCTTTATtgttaaatgcgacaacaacATCTTATATATGGTTGTTCGAATCATTTCTCGAGTCAATGGGGGGCAAGGCACCACAAACCATATTCACTAATGAAGATCAAGAAATAGAAAATGCTATTGCTTTAGTGTTTCCGAGGTCATGTCATCGATTGTGCATATGGCATATCTTACAAAATGCTTCACTCTATTTGGGAAGTCTTGATTCAAATTCTGAATTTAGACATTTGTTTTACAAGATGCTACAAAAATGTGAATCTGAGGAGGAATTTGACAAAATATGGAATCAAATGCGTGATTCTTTTGAAGCAATCAGAACTCACAATTGGTGGAATAAGTTATACAACCTTCGTCGAAAGTGGTGTAAAGGTTTGAATAAAGAGGTTTTTTCTGCTGCAATCTTATCATCTGAAAGAAGTGAAGCTATGAGTGGTGTTCTGAATAAAATTGCTAACAAGACAACTTCACTTGCTAAATTTGCTCATCAAATTGAGGGCATTGTAGCTGGTTGGCGTTCTTTTGAGTCACGAGAAGATTTTCGTTGTAAGCAAGGTATGACTTCGCAAGTTCTTAAAACTAGTGGGTTATTGAATCATGCTGCAGCCACATATACATGTGAGATCTTTAAACAATTTGAGAAGCAATTTTGGAATGTTCTGGCAACAATTTCAATTGAAGTTGCAGTTATTGGCAATGTTCATACTTATGAGATTAAAGGTGAGGTGGATTCTAGAGTACGGATAGTGCATTTCAATACCTCTACCATGACGATTAGCTGCAGTTGCAAAAAGTTTGAATCTAAGGGCTTTGTTTGTTGTCATATTTTACGTGTTCTAAGTATTAATAATGTGACAAAGATTCCTAAAAGTTGTATATTTCATCGTTGGACCAAAGATGCAAACAAAAGGCAGCGTGAACTGGAGCAACAAGGAGAGATAGCTAGTCTGGCTACGTATGAGACTGGTTCTATTTTTGGCAATGAGATGATGCGATCTTTTTATGACATAATTACAAAATGCCAAGATGATGAAATTTGTCGGCAACTTTGTAGAGATGCTTTGAGGAACCTTAGTATTGACATAGAAAACCATTTGTCTGCACTGAATGCGAAGGAGCCTCATCATAATGAAGATAATGTAGCTAAGGAAAAGtcaaaagcaaagaaagatTTGTCAAAATGTG TGACTGTAGAAAATGTCAAACGACGAAAAGAGGATATCAATTCAAAGTTAAATGATGATGGTACATCTGCTAGTGAAGTGGATCCTAAAACAAATTTTCCGGTATCAAATTTT CAACCGCAGTTAATGTCAACCAGTATGCAAGTCCAAGTGTCACCATCATTGCCATTAACTGATCAG atCTCCAATGAAAATAATAGCACTTCGCCAGCCTCATTTGCATGTATGATGCAAAATATTAATTCACAAATTGATTTGTCTCAA GTTGACAAACCATCATAA